AGTGGCCATCGGCACCTCGCCGGCAGTGGCCAACCTGGTACAGCCCATCGTACAGATCGTGGCCTCCGTGCCGGCGACGGCGTTGTTCCCCGTCTTCCTGCTGTTCCTGACGAGGATTTTCGGCGGGCTGAATGTGGCCTCGGTGTTCCTCATGCTTATGGGGACGCAGTGGTACGTGTTGTTCAACGTGATCGCCGGCGCCTCGGCCATCCCGCAGGATCTGAAATACACTACTGCGCTCCTGCAGTTAACCCATTGGGAACGCTGGCGCCTGCTCATCCTGCCGGCACTCTTCCCGTACCTGATCACTGGCGCCATCACCGCTTCCGGCGGGGCCTGGAACGCCAGCATCGTGGCGGAGCATGTGGAGTTCGCGGGCCGCACTATGAGCACCACCGGCATTGGGGCGCTGATCGCGCGGGCCACTGCCGCCGGCGATTATCCGCTCCTGCTGGCCGCCACCTTGTCCATGATCGTCACCGTCGTACTGATCAACCGCGTCCTGTGGCACCGCTTGTATCAGGTGGCGCAGGAGCGCTTCCGCATGGAGTAGTCTCATGGCCAAAGATCAAGCCATTGTCGAGCTTCAGCATGTGTATCAGATGTACGGCCGCGGCGAGCGCAGGTTCACCGCGGTGCAGGATGTCAACCTGACCGTGCGCGAGGGGGAGTTTGTGGTCCTGCTGGGGCCATCTGGCTGTGGCAAGAGCACGCTCTTGCGGATCATCACCGGCCTGCAGCCCCCGTCGGAGGGCACGGTGCTGTACCGCGGAGAACCATTGCGCGGCGTCAATCCCCATGCGACTATCGTGTTCCAAACCTTTGCCCTGTTCCCTTGGCTGACGGTGCTGGAGAACGTGGAGGTCGCGCTCAAGGCCAAGGGGGTGCCGGCCAAGCTCCGCGTTGCCCGCGCCCTGGATTGGATCGACGTGGTCGGCCTCGACGGTTTCGAAATGGCCTACCCGCGCGAGCTTTCCGGCGGCATGCGCCAGAAAGTGGGCTTTGCCCGCGCCATGGCGGTGGAGCCGGAACTGCTCTGCCTGGATGAACCGTTTTCCGCGCTGGACGTGTTGAGCGCCGAATCCCTGCGTGGCGAACTGTTGGAACTGTGGGTGGGGGGCAAAATCCCCACCAAGGCCATTTTGATGGTCACCCATAACATTGACGAAGCGGTGTATCTGGCGGACCGCATCGTGGTGATGGAGAAGGGCCCCGGGCGCATTGTCAACGAACTGCAGATCGGCCTGCCCCATCCCCGACAGCGGAAATCCCCGGAATATCTGCGCATCGTGGATCAGGTGTATGCGCTGTTGGTGGGCCAGACCCAGCCGGAAGCGATCGAATTGGGCACCGCGCCGGGCGAGCCGGGACGCACGCGCTCTCTGCCGGCCATCCGCATCAGCGACCTCGCCGGCCTGCTGGAACATGTCGCAGAAAGCGCCAAACCCTCCCATGATGTCTACGTCCTCAAAGACGAACTCGGGGTGGACGACGATTACCTGTTCCGTCTGATTGATGCGGCGGAAATGCTCGGCTTCGGCACCGTCGGCCAGGGCGACTTTATCATCACCCCGCTTGGTGAGACCTTCGCCGCCGCCAGCATCCTGGCCCGCAAAGAGATTTTCGCCACCCGCATCTCGCGCATTCCTCTCTTCCGCTGGTTGATGGGACTGTTAAAGGCCGCCGAGGGCAATGAATTGGAGCGGGAGGTGATCCTGCGGGCGCTGGAACTGGAATTCCCGTCCGAGGAAGCGGAGCGCCAGCTCGATATCATCATTGAGTGGGGACGCTATGCGG
The Anaerolineae bacterium DNA segment above includes these coding regions:
- a CDS encoding ABC transporter permease subunit; translated protein: WRPLLVWADKFKLETVESDFPPRSWFYDLLQNSHLWKWWSAHIWAPFQEKLDEWMVRVWPAEQAPAPGRRTRPWAGYILAGIFGAALAYGVFRAGEMLLMVPGQQWGEIGLGVLATLLRVTISLIITLAWTLPVGVAIGTSPAVANLVQPIVQIVASVPATALFPVFLLFLTRIFGGLNVASVFLMLMGTQWYVLFNVIAGASAIPQDLKYTTALLQLTHWERWRLLILPALFPYLITGAITASGGAWNASIVAEHVEFAGRTMSTTGIGALIARATAAGDYPLLLAATLSMIVTVVLINRVLWHRLYQVAQERFRME
- a CDS encoding AAA-associated domain-containing protein, encoding MAKDQAIVELQHVYQMYGRGERRFTAVQDVNLTVREGEFVVLLGPSGCGKSTLLRIITGLQPPSEGTVLYRGEPLRGVNPHATIVFQTFALFPWLTVLENVEVALKAKGVPAKLRVARALDWIDVVGLDGFEMAYPRELSGGMRQKVGFARAMAVEPELLCLDEPFSALDVLSAESLRGELLELWVGGKIPTKAILMVTHNIDEAVYLADRIVVMEKGPGRIVNELQIGLPHPRQRKSPEYLRIVDQVYALLVGQTQPEAIELGTAPGEPGRTRSLPAIRISDLAGLLEHVAESAKPSHDVYVLKDELGVDDDYLFRLIDAAEMLGFGTVGQGDFIITPLGETFAAASILARKEIFATRISRIPLFRWLMGLLKAAEGNELEREVILRALELEFPSEEAERQLDIIIEWGRYAELLSYDDDREVIFLERAPAVKTAA